Within bacterium, the genomic segment TTCGTCAAGCCGGCGGGCGAAATTGGTCCCCCGGCCCCTCCCCGGGACGCCCCGCTCCGTCCGCCTTTTCTTCATGAAGAAGCTCCGCCAAGCGGGCCCGCGCGGCCGGGACCTGCGTCCCGGCCCAGTAGATCCGCCCGCAGCCCGGGCAACTGGTGAACCGCCCCTGCGTCCGCAGGACGTACGGCGGCACCCGCCCGGCGACCGCGGCGGGGGAGACCTCCTCGACGAGGCCGTTGCAGGAGACGCAGCGGCTGAACAGAACGAGCCGCTCGGGGGCGAGGCCGCAGGCGGCGAAGACCTGCCGCAGTTGCGGGCCCAGCTCTTGGGCCTCGATGAACAGGCCGCGGCGCACCAGCCGCCGCCGCAGCAGGGCGGCGTCGCGGGTCAGGACCGTGCGCTCCTCGCGGGCCGCGATCCGCGCGATCTCGCGGTCGTCGAGCCGCGGGTCGTAGACGACGTCCAGCCCGCACAGCCGCAGCCAGCGGGCGAGGCGGCCGAGCATCGCGTCGGCCACGAACCGCGGGGCGTCTTCCACGGCTTCAGTCTATGGCGGACCGGCCCCGCGGCGGGGCATGATCGGGGGCGATGGACGAGCTGACTACGATCGCGCCCGCCTGCCCGCGCCTCCGCGCGCTGGGGCTCGACCTGATGGACACGATCCTGGTCGATCCGTGGGTCGAGGCGGTCGAGGCCGTCACCGGGCTCGGCGTCGTCGATTCGCGCCCGCTGCGCGACCGCGCGGCGTGGGCCGACTTCGAACTGGGGACGATCGACGAGGCGGAGTACGCGCGCCGCTTCTTCCTGCCCCAGACCGGGCTGGC encodes:
- a CDS encoding Mut7-C RNAse domain-containing protein, which translates into the protein MEDAPRFVADAMLGRLARWLRLCGLDVVYDPRLDDREIARIAAREERTVLTRDAALLRRRLVRRGLFIEAQELGPQLRQVFAACGLAPERLVLFSRCVSCNGLVEEVSPAAVAGRVPPYVLRTQGRFTSCPGCGRIYWAGTQVPAARARLAELLHEEKADGAGRPGEGPGDQFRPPA